A DNA window from Alligator mississippiensis isolate rAllMis1 chromosome 11, rAllMis1, whole genome shotgun sequence contains the following coding sequences:
- the DNAJA4 gene encoding dnaJ homolog subfamily A member 4 isoform X2 encodes MVKETGYYDILQFKLISQAYEVLSDPKKRDLYDQGGEQAIKEGGLSGGNFSSPMDIFDMFFGGGGRMTRERRGKNVVHQLSVSLEDLYNGVTRKLALQKNVICAKCEGYGGKRGAIEKCPMCKGRGMQVIVQQIGPGMVQQIQTVCSECKGQGERINPKDRCGNCNGCKVVREKKIIEVHIDKGMKDGQKMVFHGEGDQEPDLEPGDVIIVLDQRDHSVFQRRGHDLIMKMRIQLCEALCGFRKTIETLDNRILIISTRPGEVIKHGDLKCINSEGMPIYKSPLDRGCLIVQFLVQFPEHHWLPREKLCMLEGLLPPRKEVLITDDMDQVDLVDFDPREQTYRNSGEAYEDDEEGPRTGVQCQTS; translated from the exons ATGGTGAAGGAGACCGGCTACTACGACATCCTGCAG tttaagcTCATATCCCAGGCATATGAAGTTCTGTCGGACCCAAAGAAAAGGGACCTTTATGAccagggtggggaacaggctatTAAAGAAGGAGGCTTGAGTGGCGGCAACTTCTCTTCACCCATGGACATCTTTGACATGTTCTTTGGTGGTGGAGGCCGAATGACTAGAGAGAGAAGAG GGAAGAATGTTGTGCATCAGTTAAGCGTATCTCTTGAAGACTTGTATAATGGAGTCACAAGGAAGCTGGCACTACAGAAGAATGTGATTTGTGCAAAGTGTGAAG GATACGGTGGAAAGAGAGGAGCCATAGAAAAGTGTCCCATGTGTAAAGGAAGAGGAATGCAAGTTATTGTTCAACAGATTGGACCTGGCATGGTGCAGCAAATTCAAACAGTGTGTTCAGAATGCAAAGGCCAAGGTGAAAGAATAAATCCAAAAGATAGATGTGGAAACTGCAATGGATGTAAAGTTGTTAGAGAGAAAAAGATCATAGAAGTTCATATTGATAAAG gCATGAAAGATGGGCAAAAAATGGTATTTCATGGAGAAGGTGATCAAGAACCTGACCTGGAACCTGGTGATGTCATTATTGTGCTTGATCAAAGGGATCACAGTGTCTTTCAGAGACGGGGACATGATTTAATTATGAAAATGAGAATCCAACTCTGTGAGGCTTTATGTGGCTTCAGAAAGACTATTGAAACACTGGATAATAGGATCCTTATTATATCTACTAGACCAG GAGAAGTGATAAAGCATGGTGACTTAAAATGTATCAACAGTGAAGGGATGCCCATTTACAAATCTCCATTGGACAGAGGTTGTCTAATCGTACAGTTCTTG GTCCAATTTCCAGAGCACCACTGGCTTCCAAGGGAGAAATTGTGTATGCTGGAAGGTCTGCTTCCTCCACGAAAAGAAGTCCTGATTACAGATGACATGGATCAGGTAGATCTTGTAGACTTTGACCCAAGAGAGCAAACCTACCGTAATAGTGGAGAAGCATATGAAGATGATGAGGAAGGACCTAGAACAGGAGTACAGTGCCAGACATCTTGA
- the DNAJA4 gene encoding dnaJ homolog subfamily A member 4 isoform X1, producing the protein MVKETGYYDILQVKPSASSDEIKRAYRKLALKYHPDKNPSEGERFKLISQAYEVLSDPKKRDLYDQGGEQAIKEGGLSGGNFSSPMDIFDMFFGGGGRMTRERRGKNVVHQLSVSLEDLYNGVTRKLALQKNVICAKCEGYGGKRGAIEKCPMCKGRGMQVIVQQIGPGMVQQIQTVCSECKGQGERINPKDRCGNCNGCKVVREKKIIEVHIDKGMKDGQKMVFHGEGDQEPDLEPGDVIIVLDQRDHSVFQRRGHDLIMKMRIQLCEALCGFRKTIETLDNRILIISTRPGEVIKHGDLKCINSEGMPIYKSPLDRGCLIVQFLVQFPEHHWLPREKLCMLEGLLPPRKEVLITDDMDQVDLVDFDPREQTYRNSGEAYEDDEEGPRTGVQCQTS; encoded by the exons ATGGTGAAGGAGACCGGCTACTACGACATCCTGCAGGTGAAGCCCAGCGCCAGCTCGGACGAGATAAAGCGCGCCTATCGCAAGCTGGCGCTCAAGTACCACCCCGACAAGAACCCGAGCGAGGGCGAGCGG tttaagcTCATATCCCAGGCATATGAAGTTCTGTCGGACCCAAAGAAAAGGGACCTTTATGAccagggtggggaacaggctatTAAAGAAGGAGGCTTGAGTGGCGGCAACTTCTCTTCACCCATGGACATCTTTGACATGTTCTTTGGTGGTGGAGGCCGAATGACTAGAGAGAGAAGAG GGAAGAATGTTGTGCATCAGTTAAGCGTATCTCTTGAAGACTTGTATAATGGAGTCACAAGGAAGCTGGCACTACAGAAGAATGTGATTTGTGCAAAGTGTGAAG GATACGGTGGAAAGAGAGGAGCCATAGAAAAGTGTCCCATGTGTAAAGGAAGAGGAATGCAAGTTATTGTTCAACAGATTGGACCTGGCATGGTGCAGCAAATTCAAACAGTGTGTTCAGAATGCAAAGGCCAAGGTGAAAGAATAAATCCAAAAGATAGATGTGGAAACTGCAATGGATGTAAAGTTGTTAGAGAGAAAAAGATCATAGAAGTTCATATTGATAAAG gCATGAAAGATGGGCAAAAAATGGTATTTCATGGAGAAGGTGATCAAGAACCTGACCTGGAACCTGGTGATGTCATTATTGTGCTTGATCAAAGGGATCACAGTGTCTTTCAGAGACGGGGACATGATTTAATTATGAAAATGAGAATCCAACTCTGTGAGGCTTTATGTGGCTTCAGAAAGACTATTGAAACACTGGATAATAGGATCCTTATTATATCTACTAGACCAG GAGAAGTGATAAAGCATGGTGACTTAAAATGTATCAACAGTGAAGGGATGCCCATTTACAAATCTCCATTGGACAGAGGTTGTCTAATCGTACAGTTCTTG GTCCAATTTCCAGAGCACCACTGGCTTCCAAGGGAGAAATTGTGTATGCTGGAAGGTCTGCTTCCTCCACGAAAAGAAGTCCTGATTACAGATGACATGGATCAGGTAGATCTTGTAGACTTTGACCCAAGAGAGCAAACCTACCGTAATAGTGGAGAAGCATATGAAGATGATGAGGAAGGACCTAGAACAGGAGTACAGTGCCAGACATCTTGA
- the DNAJA4 gene encoding dnaJ homolog subfamily A member 4 isoform X3, with product MDIFDMFFGGGGRMTRERRGKNVVHQLSVSLEDLYNGVTRKLALQKNVICAKCEGYGGKRGAIEKCPMCKGRGMQVIVQQIGPGMVQQIQTVCSECKGQGERINPKDRCGNCNGCKVVREKKIIEVHIDKGMKDGQKMVFHGEGDQEPDLEPGDVIIVLDQRDHSVFQRRGHDLIMKMRIQLCEALCGFRKTIETLDNRILIISTRPGEVIKHGDLKCINSEGMPIYKSPLDRGCLIVQFLVQFPEHHWLPREKLCMLEGLLPPRKEVLITDDMDQVDLVDFDPREQTYRNSGEAYEDDEEGPRTGVQCQTS from the exons ATGGACATCTTTGACATGTTCTTTGGTGGTGGAGGCCGAATGACTAGAGAGAGAAGAG GGAAGAATGTTGTGCATCAGTTAAGCGTATCTCTTGAAGACTTGTATAATGGAGTCACAAGGAAGCTGGCACTACAGAAGAATGTGATTTGTGCAAAGTGTGAAG GATACGGTGGAAAGAGAGGAGCCATAGAAAAGTGTCCCATGTGTAAAGGAAGAGGAATGCAAGTTATTGTTCAACAGATTGGACCTGGCATGGTGCAGCAAATTCAAACAGTGTGTTCAGAATGCAAAGGCCAAGGTGAAAGAATAAATCCAAAAGATAGATGTGGAAACTGCAATGGATGTAAAGTTGTTAGAGAGAAAAAGATCATAGAAGTTCATATTGATAAAG gCATGAAAGATGGGCAAAAAATGGTATTTCATGGAGAAGGTGATCAAGAACCTGACCTGGAACCTGGTGATGTCATTATTGTGCTTGATCAAAGGGATCACAGTGTCTTTCAGAGACGGGGACATGATTTAATTATGAAAATGAGAATCCAACTCTGTGAGGCTTTATGTGGCTTCAGAAAGACTATTGAAACACTGGATAATAGGATCCTTATTATATCTACTAGACCAG GAGAAGTGATAAAGCATGGTGACTTAAAATGTATCAACAGTGAAGGGATGCCCATTTACAAATCTCCATTGGACAGAGGTTGTCTAATCGTACAGTTCTTG GTCCAATTTCCAGAGCACCACTGGCTTCCAAGGGAGAAATTGTGTATGCTGGAAGGTCTGCTTCCTCCACGAAAAGAAGTCCTGATTACAGATGACATGGATCAGGTAGATCTTGTAGACTTTGACCCAAGAGAGCAAACCTACCGTAATAGTGGAGAAGCATATGAAGATGATGAGGAAGGACCTAGAACAGGAGTACAGTGCCAGACATCTTGA